The genomic DNA GCCACCGTCGCCTACGTGACGTACCAGGGCTGGCCACCGGTGATCCCGCTGTCCGCCATCGCCATGGGCACGGGCGGAGCGATGGCCATCGGCGTCCTGGCAGGGATGTACCCGTCCGTGCGCGCTGCCCGCCTGGCACCGACCGAGGCGCTGAGCACCGGTTGATCCCGCTCTCCGGTGTCGGGAATCGCCGGTTGCGACGTGAGCCGACCGATGGGCGTCCTCCTCCATCACGGCAGTCGGCGAGAGGGAGCAAGAGACGGTGGACGCGGTCTACCAGCGGGCCGTGCTCAGTCTTCCCCAGGGCTGAAGGTCTACGCCACCGGGAGAAATGGGGGTCGTCATGACGCTCGTTTGACGCTCTGGGGGTCCGTGCGCAGGACAGCGAGCCGAGAAGAAGGCTTTGACCTGGCCTTTCCCGAGACTTGCTCAGGCCGACATCTTTCCGATGACCCACCACGTGGAGTGCGCGGCGATCCTCGAGCCTGTCGTGAAGGGCACTTGACCTGCGGCTTCGCGCTTTTGCTGGGGTCATCGGGATGGTCTCGGGAGCCACCGTGCAGCCCGATGGTCACCAGCCCTGGTGGGTGAAGCCCGCCCAGCCGACCAGGTTGGCGGGGCGGATGTACCGGGCCCGGACAGCGAGGCGGGCCGGCATCTCGGGCGGGATTGTGCGCTGTGGGTCCAGCATCCACAGCTGGGCCCGGCGTAGGGCCTGCCCTGGCGGCAGTGCCTCGCATCGCAGGTAGTGGTGGGTCATGTACATCAGCAACGAGGTCTCCTCGTCCGGCACCGGCCACAGGGTGCCGAGCACGGTGTGCGTGCCTGCCGTCAGAAAGGCCGTGGCCAGGCTGTACGCCTCGTCGTAACCGCGGCTCGAGACGTTGCTCCAGCAGGCCGCGAGGCACACCAGACCGGGAGCGATTCGCCGGACCGTGCCCTCGATCAGCTCCTCCGCGGCCAGTCTGCTGCCCGCGGCCAGGTCCAGGTACGCGCTGTGCCGCTCGCCGGGATATACCCGTGCGTGGCAGGCCAGGTGCAGCACGCCACCGCGCAGGCCCGCCAGCCGTGCGGACACCTCTGTGGCATCAGCGGTGTCCGCGTCGAGATACGTACCGTTCGGGTAGAAGACACGGTGGATCGCCTCCGCTTCCTCGCCCGCGTACCTGAGATCCCCGGTGGGGTCGCCGATCACCAATGCCGGGCTGCCGGATGCCCCGGCCTCGGGGGGTGTTCGCCCGGCGACCTCGCACAGGGTCCGGGCAGAGGGCGCGTACGAGACCTGCAGGTCCTCCAGCGCGTAGCGCCGGCCCGGTCCTCCGGCTCGCCAGGCGGCGTGCCACGGTACGGCACCGAGCGCGCCGACGGGGACGAGAACGACGGAGGGAACACGGGACCGGCCGCGCCGGGCACCGTGGGAGTCGCCGCTTCCGCGGAACTCCGCCGCCAGCGGTGCCATGACGGACTTCCAGGCCCAGCCGCACAACAGGTCCAGGGCCTCGGCCCCGCGCGGTGGCACCCCGCCCTGGGGTGTGGTCACCGGGCCCGCGTCCCTGCGCGGACTCCCACCCCCGCGCCTGCGCGGGTCGCCGCCCGCCCCGCCGACGGCCTGGTACGCCGTGAGCTCCGGGGCGTCCAGGCGCAGGTCCGGCAGCGCGACCGAGCGCAGTGTCCCGTCGGCCCCGACGATCAGCGCGGCACCGGGAATCGTCCGGCTCCGCCGCGTCGGCAGCACCAGTTCCCCCGTCGGCACCAGGTAGACGAGCGCGTCGGCGCCGAGGGTCCGCAGCGCCCCAGCGATCTCGGCAAGGGCCGGAGTCCTGAGCAGCCTGTCGCGGTACGGCGATGCGGCCAGCACCTTCAGCACCCGGCGGCGCAGCCGCACATCGGGCCCGGTCGGCCGGGGCACGGACATGGGCTCGAACCCGCCGAACGGGCCGGGCTCCGGCTCGAGCGGCCCCGTCCCGGCCGTGCGCCACTCCTCGGCCAGCCCGTCCTGGCCGAGCTGCCTCAGCATGTCCGGCACGGTGGCGCTGACCTGCGCCGCGTGCAACATCAAGGCGCGGCCGCTGTCCAGCGCCCGGACCGCGTCCTCAAGCTCGCCGTCCAGGACGCACCAGCGGGCGACGTCGAGGCACATTTCCTCCATCGCCCTGCTGCCCGCCTCCATGGCGTGACCGGTACCGGATTGGAGAAGGACATTCCAGGCGAGGCCGGACAGCGCGGCGAGGCCGATCTCTCGTGACTCCTTCCCGAGCCGGGCGGCCGCCGCCGTCCGGAGCTGCGGCATCATCATCGACCGCGAGCGCAGCGCGTTCGCCAGGAGACAGCCGACGTGGGTCCACATCGGGTGGGCCGGCCCCTCGGCCAGGCGCCGGACCCGACGCAGTAGCGAGATGGCCTGGTCGGTGTGGGCGATGATCTCCCGGCCCGCGGGAGACAGGTGGCTGAGCGGCTTGGGCTCCCAGCGGACGAGACCGGACTGAAAGAGATGAGCGGTGGCCAGCTGGGCCGCGCACCGCATCCAGTGCTCGCCGCCCTCCTCGCACTGCTCCAGTGCCTCATGGAGCAGACCGATCGCCTCGGCCATCGCTGCCCGGTCCCCGTCGTCCGCCGCCCCGGCGATCATTTCGACCGCAGTCTGCACCAGTGCGTAGGGATCCGTCGGGTCCGGCCGTCTGCCGGCGTCGAGCCGCGGACGCGGTCCGGGCCAGGACTGGCCCGTCCGCTGGAAGGTCAGGTTCCGGAGCAGGGTCCGGTTGGTGGCGAGCCACGACTCGGCGCTGTCCCGCCCCGGGTGGTGGCGCGGCAACCGGGCCAGCGCGATCTCCTGCTCGCGGATGTACCGTTCGACTGCCTCCTCGTCCCTGCCGAGGTAGGCCCGGCCGGCGCGGAGGCAGGCGATGTAGCAGGTGAGGTATGCCTGGTCGTCCGGCCGGTCGGTCAGGCCCCGGCGGGCTGCGGTCAATTCCTCGATGGAGACGTCGAGTTCGCCCTCGCCACCCCGTAGCCGCGCGTGCTCCGCCCGCGCCACCGCGCGGCCGATGCGGAAGGCGGTGGCGGTGGCGGCAGTCGTCCCGTCCGTGGCGGGGAGCAGGCCGGAAGCCGCGTCGAGATCCTCGACCGCCTTCTCGAGCAGTTCCGGATCGGCGTTCGTGGCGGCGGTGTCGTGCACCACGACGAGCGCCAGGACCCCCGTGATGTGCGCCTGCCATTGCGGGTCCCGCACGGTCCGCGCCGCCGCCGCCAGCTCCTGCGCCTGCTCGAGGGTGCAACAGGGCCCGCTCTGCCGCATCAGCGGTACGAGCTGAAGCAGATAGCCGGCGAAGCCCGGGTGGCGCGGATCGGTGCCGGGCATGTTCCGCCAGTGGGCGTAATAGAGCTCGAAGGCCGCCGCGGCATCGGCCGTGGCCGCGTGCTCCGCGACCACCGTGCTGAGTTGCCCGATCGCCGTGCTCCACGGCCGGTCACCGATCACCGCCTTCACGGACCTCATCAGGGACTCGAGGTCGAAACGATCAGCCATCCGTGACCGCCGCCTTCCTCAGCACCGCGGTACCTCGGTACGCACCTGGACCGTCTGCGTGGCCCACTGCCCCGGCCCGCCCGCTTCCTCCGGATGAGCGTCCCTGCTGCTCCGCGCGGGTGCGTCGAACCGGAGCAGCCCGTCCGCGTGCCGGAGTGCGGTGCCCCGGCTGCCGAGGGGTGCGAGCGGGTCCCAGCGGTCGAGATGGAAGGGCACGGTGTTCAACTCGCCCTCGCAGACGATCAGCTTCAGCCAGTCCCGGACGAACGCGCCGGGCCTCGGCGTCGTGTGCGCCGGCAGGGACAGCTGCACGGGCCGGTTGTCGAGGGCGTATCCGGTGTGGCCCGGTCCGACGAAACGGCCGTCGTCGAAGAGCCCGGTGTGGGAGGCGTAGCTGTCGGTGAGGTCGAGCAGGACGCACCACAGCCGGCGCCCCGTGGTGGCCAGGTGGCGGATCCGTACCGAGACCAGGGGCGGCACGGGGCCGGCGGGCCCGGGGCCGTACCGGCAGGCGATCTCTCCGTCGCCGTCGGGCACCAACGGAGTGTCGCTGCCCCAGGGCGTGATCTCCAGGCGGATCCGGCCCGTCAGCGGGGAGTGAGGTGCCTCGAGGTCGCGGAGCTGGTGCCAGCGGGTCAGATGGACGAGACAGGCGGCGACCCGGTCCGCGTCCTCGGGCCCGTCCAGCGGCAACGGGGGGACGAACGCGGAGCCGTCGCGGCGCAGCACGTGCGCCTGCCCTCCGCGGGCTTCGATCCGGAACAGCAGGGCACCGGCGTCCTCCGGCCGTCCGACGCGGTGCAGCAGCGGGGAGGGCCCGCCACCGGGCCCGGCCTCGGCGATCGCCCGTGCCAGCGCCCGGGCCGCGGCGGGGTCGTCAGGTGCGGTCAGGGCGACCGAGGCGGGCGGCACGGCCAGTGCGGAGAGAGCCACCGGGTAGACCTCCGCCGGCTTCGGTGACCAGGACACCGGCTGGACGAGGGTGCGCTCCAAGCCCACAGTCGCGGCCCTGACCGTGCGGCCCACGTCCGCCGTCCGCTCAGGAGTCCGCCGGGGCGTGTCCGGCCGGGTCACCCGGAACTCGGTGCCCGGCCCCGGTGGCAGGCCGTGGCCGCTCCCGCAGTCGACCTGCCAGCCGTCCTCCCGGTCCTCCCACATCAGGTACGGGCTGGGAACGCGGGCCCCGGCGCCGCCGAGGAAGGGCTGGTCGGCGATCCCGCCCGGTTCCGCGGGCGCCAGCGTCGGCCGCTGGTACGCGCAGGAGACCTGCAGCCGGGACCGTGCGGCGGCGTGCACCTCGCGGTACGTCGCGCTCGGGCTCGCCGCCCTCAGCGCGCCCAACAGGGCGTAGCTGAACAGACCATGCGTCCGGCCCTTGAACCGTCCCTCGTAAGAGGGCTGGTCGAGCCGGGTGGCGGCGAGCAGCAAGTGCCGTGCAGGCTGTGCGGGAATGCGGGCGTCGCGTGCGGCCGCCGCGAACCAGGCGGCGTCGGGGGACGCGGAACGCGGAGTGAGGTGCCGACCGCGGGTGGCGCCGCCGGCGTAGCAGCAGTCCAGCACCGCGACCGTGTGGACGCCGCCCGCGGCCACCTCGTTGAGGAGCACGCCGAGGCGCTTGTCGACGAGCAGGCCGTCCGCGCATACGAGCGCCTGCCAGTGGCCGGTGGCCTCGATGTCGAGGTGCGCCCGTTCGGTGGCCGGCTGCTCGGTGCCGTGGCCGGAGAACCAGAACAGCGCCGTGTCCCCGGGTCTCGCCCGTCCGAGGCGGTGTCGGATACCCGCCGCGACGGCGCTCACGGTGGCGTCGCCGTTCAGCAGCTTCGTCAGCTCGAGCCGCCCACCGGTGCGTCGCACCAGCAGTTCCTCGGCGGCCTCCACGTCGTTGAGGCATCCGGTGAGCGGCGTGCAACGGTCGGCGGAGTAGGCGTTGATACCCGTGAGGAGGGCGTGGACAGTTCCCATCCGGCCGCCGTTCACCGCTCGGTGTGAACGCGGACTTGTTGCGGTCGCACGATGCGCTCGTCCATCCGGTAGCCGTGCCGCACCACTTCGGCGACCTGGCCGTTCTGCTTGGGGGAGAGCGCAGTGACCGTTCCGACGGCTTCCTGCAGGTCGGGGTTGAACGGGCCGCGGGTGACCGGGATGCGGGTCATGCTGTACTTCTCCAGGACACCCAGCAGTTCCGCGGCGACGGAGCCGGCGAAGGCGTCGCCTTGTGCGGCCTGTCGCTCGACCCGGTCGACGAGGAGGACGAGATCGTAGAGCAGGGGCTGCACGATACGGCCCTCAGCGGCCCTGCGCGCCTGGTCGAGTTCCGTCAGCAGACCGTCGAGGCTGCGGCGGGTTTCCCGGTCGTTGAGCAGCCGACGGCGGAACTGGTCACCGAGCGCGGCCAGTTCGTCACGCATGCCGTCGACCGCGTCCGCCACGACGGCGAACGGGTCGGGCCCCGGCGCGGTGGCCGGGGGAGCGGGCACAGGGCCGAGGCCGGGCCGCGGGTCCGGCGGCGGGTCCGGCGGCGGTGCCATCGGCTCGGCGAGGTGCGGGACGGACGGGGCCCCCGGCTGGGGCAGTGGTGGCGGAGTGGTCATGAAACTCTCCTGGTCGGCGGCCGTTGGTCTGGGGGCAGCTCGTTGTAGGTGTGCTGCCAACGCGGCTTGATGCCCATCGCGATCGGCAGTCCGAAGAACCCGGCGAGGGGCAGCACGACGAGCGGAGCCTGCAGCACGAGCATCAGCGCCGCGCAGACGCCCATGACCGAGCCCATGCTCTTGTACCAGCGCCAGGTCCTGCCGAGTGCCTCGCCCGCGTGCACCCGGTACGTGGTCAGCCGGTCGCGGAGTGCGCCGTCCGAGGCACCGACGGCCAGCCCTTGGTCCACGCAGTGCGTGACCATCGGGGCGCTGTCGGCAGAGGCGATGACGTACCTCTGCCGGCCCGGGTGCCAGACCATGGCACGCTCGGCGCGCCGCAACCAGATCCAGCCGATCTGGTTGCGGACGCCGTCGTGGCCGGGCCGCTCCGTCAGGGCTCGTTCGTAGTTGCTGAGCGCCTCGTCGTAGCGTTCGACCCGGTAGAGGCTGTCGGCGGCGGTGATCCGGAGACCGACATCGGCAGGCGCGAGCTCAACCGCCTTCAGGTGCCAGGGAACGGCTTTGACGTGATCGCCGAGCTGCTCCCACACCTGGGCCGTCAGAGAGTGGGTGAGCGCGTCGTAGGGGTGCAGTGCGAGGGCCCGCTGGAACTCCTGGAGCGAGTCGCTCAGCTGTCCTTGCTTGGCGTGCAGGGCACCGAGCAGACGCCAGGCGTCGCCGTTGCGCTCGTCGTGGTGCACGGCCTGCCGCAGCTCGTACAGAGCGGCTTCGTCGTCACCCTGGCTCATCAGCCTGCGGGCGTGCCCCACCCAATCCCGGACGGGCAGGGTGGGCTGTTGCTGTTGCTGTTGCTGTTGCTGTGGCTGGGGTTGGGACTTGGGTGCGGACGCCGGCACGCGGGAGCGTCGGCGCGCCTGGTCCAGTCTGCGGTCGTAGGCGTGGCGCCGGGCGCTGTCGAGGAGTTCCTTCCGTGCCTCCGAGACCAGCTCGACCTTGTCCTCGGCCTCCCGCCGCCTCTTGGCGTCGGGGGCCCGGCTTGCCCGGCTCGACCAGGTGCGGAAGGCCCGGTCGAGCTGCCGGGAGACCTGGTCCGCGCTCGCGGCACGGTCGATGCCGAACTCCGCGTAGTAGTCGGGGACGTCGTCAGTCGTCATCGCTGCCGGCTCCGGCTGCAGAGTCGGAACCCAGGGGGTGTCGTTCGGATCTTGCCGGAGTCGCGGGGTCTGGCACGCTCATCTGCGGCGTTGTCGTCGGTTGCCAGGGCTCCGCCCTGTCGCCCTCCTCCGCCTTGCAGCTGCACGCACCAGACCCCGCTCGGGTCGGTGACAAGGCGCCGTTGCCGGGGGCCGGCCTGATCCACACGACACCCCCTAGAGGGTCGAGACGCGGGCGACACGGTCACTGAACTCGCTCAGCTCGGTCTGACTCAGATTGCCGGGGCGTTCGAGCTCGAACTCGCCGAGCCACTTGCCCGTCGTGCCGTCCTTCACCTCGACGTGGATGATGCCGTCGACGTCGTAGGAGTAGACCACCTCGAACGGCGCGCCCCTCGGGTACTGCGGGATCTCGATGGAGCTCTCCCCGACCGTTTTCACGTACGCCAGGTCCTCGTCGTCTCCCTCGGTCACCTGGACCAGGAACCGTCGCTGCCGGTCGTAGAGGGTCAGGAAGATGTCGCTCCTCTTGGCCGGCACGGGCGAGTTGTGCGGGATGATCACCGTGTTGAACTGGTGGTCGTGGTTGTCCCGGTCGGTCGTGACCATGCCGAGGGACTGTGAGGTGACGTCCTTGATGGATTTCACCTTGCCCTTGGTCAGGCGGGCCAGACCGTCGCCGGGGGAGGACTCGACGCTCGCCCCGCTGCCGACGTACTTCCGCTTCTCCTCCACCTCCTCGGCACGGACCGAGGCGTCCAGCGCGACCAGTGCG from Streptomyces sp. CB09001 includes the following:
- a CDS encoding CHAT domain-containing protein encodes the protein MADRFDLESLMRSVKAVIGDRPWSTAIGQLSTVVAEHAATADAAAAFELYYAHWRNMPGTDPRHPGFAGYLLQLVPLMRQSGPCCTLEQAQELAAAARTVRDPQWQAHITGVLALVVVHDTAATNADPELLEKAVEDLDAASGLLPATDGTTAATATAFRIGRAVARAEHARLRGGEGELDVSIEELTAARRGLTDRPDDQAYLTCYIACLRAGRAYLGRDEEAVERYIREQEIALARLPRHHPGRDSAESWLATNRTLLRNLTFQRTGQSWPGPRPRLDAGRRPDPTDPYALVQTAVEMIAGAADDGDRAAMAEAIGLLHEALEQCEEGGEHWMRCAAQLATAHLFQSGLVRWEPKPLSHLSPAGREIIAHTDQAISLLRRVRRLAEGPAHPMWTHVGCLLANALRSRSMMMPQLRTAAAARLGKESREIGLAALSGLAWNVLLQSGTGHAMEAGSRAMEEMCLDVARWCVLDGELEDAVRALDSGRALMLHAAQVSATVPDMLRQLGQDGLAEEWRTAGTGPLEPEPGPFGGFEPMSVPRPTGPDVRLRRRVLKVLAASPYRDRLLRTPALAEIAGALRTLGADALVYLVPTGELVLPTRRSRTIPGAALIVGADGTLRSVALPDLRLDAPELTAYQAVGGAGGDPRRRGGGSPRRDAGPVTTPQGGVPPRGAEALDLLCGWAWKSVMAPLAAEFRGSGDSHGARRGRSRVPSVVLVPVGALGAVPWHAAWRAGGPGRRYALEDLQVSYAPSARTLCEVAGRTPPEAGASGSPALVIGDPTGDLRYAGEEAEAIHRVFYPNGTYLDADTADATEVSARLAGLRGGVLHLACHARVYPGERHSAYLDLAAGSRLAAEELIEGTVRRIAPGLVCLAACWSNVSSRGYDEAYSLATAFLTAGTHTVLGTLWPVPDEETSLLMYMTHHYLRCEALPPGQALRRAQLWMLDPQRTIPPEMPARLAVRARYIRPANLVGWAGFTHQGW
- a CDS encoding caspase family protein, with the translated sequence MGTVHALLTGINAYSADRCTPLTGCLNDVEAAEELLVRRTGGRLELTKLLNGDATVSAVAAGIRHRLGRARPGDTALFWFSGHGTEQPATERAHLDIEATGHWQALVCADGLLVDKRLGVLLNEVAAGGVHTVAVLDCCYAGGATRGRHLTPRSASPDAAWFAAAARDARIPAQPARHLLLAATRLDQPSYEGRFKGRTHGLFSYALLGALRAASPSATYREVHAAARSRLQVSCAYQRPTLAPAEPGGIADQPFLGGAGARVPSPYLMWEDREDGWQVDCGSGHGLPPGPGTEFRVTRPDTPRRTPERTADVGRTVRAATVGLERTLVQPVSWSPKPAEVYPVALSALAVPPASVALTAPDDPAAARALARAIAEAGPGGGPSPLLHRVGRPEDAGALLFRIEARGGQAHVLRRDGSAFVPPLPLDGPEDADRVAACLVHLTRWHQLRDLEAPHSPLTGRIRLEITPWGSDTPLVPDGDGEIACRYGPGPAGPVPPLVSVRIRHLATTGRRLWCVLLDLTDSYASHTGLFDDGRFVGPGHTGYALDNRPVQLSLPAHTTPRPGAFVRDWLKLIVCEGELNTVPFHLDRWDPLAPLGSRGTALRHADGLLRFDAPARSSRDAHPEEAGGPGQWATQTVQVRTEVPRC
- the grpE gene encoding nucleotide exchange factor GrpE, translated to MTTPPPLPQPGAPSVPHLAEPMAPPPDPPPDPRPGLGPVPAPPATAPGPDPFAVVADAVDGMRDELAALGDQFRRRLLNDRETRRSLDGLLTELDQARRAAEGRIVQPLLYDLVLLVDRVERQAAQGDAFAGSVAAELLGVLEKYSMTRIPVTRGPFNPDLQEAVGTVTALSPKQNGQVAEVVRHGYRMDERIVRPQQVRVHTER
- a CDS encoding tetratricopeptide repeat protein, producing the protein MTTDDVPDYYAEFGIDRAASADQVSRQLDRAFRTWSSRASRAPDAKRRREAEDKVELVSEARKELLDSARRHAYDRRLDQARRRSRVPASAPKSQPQPQQQQQQQQQPTLPVRDWVGHARRLMSQGDDEAALYELRQAVHHDERNGDAWRLLGALHAKQGQLSDSLQEFQRALALHPYDALTHSLTAQVWEQLGDHVKAVPWHLKAVELAPADVGLRITAADSLYRVERYDEALSNYERALTERPGHDGVRNQIGWIWLRRAERAMVWHPGRQRYVIASADSAPMVTHCVDQGLAVGASDGALRDRLTTYRVHAGEALGRTWRWYKSMGSVMGVCAALMLVLQAPLVVLPLAGFFGLPIAMGIKPRWQHTYNELPPDQRPPTRRVS